A single Pseudomonas sp. MM223 DNA region contains:
- the cspA_2 gene encoding Major cold shock protein CspA (*Name cspA_2), giving the protein MSSRETGNVKWFNDAKGYGFIQREGGADVFVHYRAIRGEGHRTLVEGQRVEYACVQGQKGLQAEDVVGL; this is encoded by the coding sequence ATGTCGTCTCGTGAGACTGGGAATGTAAAGTGGTTCAACGATGCCAAGGGTTATGGCTTCATTCAGCGCGAAGGTGGTGCGGATGTGTTCGTCCACTATCGGGCGATCCGCGGTGAGGGGCATCGTACCCTGGTCGAAGGGCAGCGGGTGGAGTACGCCTGCGTGCAGGGCCAGAAAGGCCTGCAAGCCGAAGACGTAGTGGGCCTCTGA
- the rlmA gene encoding 23S rRNA (guanine(745)-N(1))-methyltransferase (*Name rlmA) → MLACPLCQAPLSRLDNSVVCPAGHRFDRARQGYLNLLPVQHKNSRDPGDNQAMVEARRDFLDAGHYAPVARRLAELAAERQPGAWLDIGCGEGYYTALLAQALPAADGYALDISREAVKRACRRAPQVTWMVASMARVPLADASCQFIASVFSPLDWAEAKRLLSPGGGLMRVGPTSGHLMELREVLYDEVRPYADDKHLALVPEGMAHAHSETLEFRLSLALPKARADLLAMTPHGWRASAEKRARVIDQPEPFEVTVSMRYDYFVRQD, encoded by the coding sequence ATGCTCGCCTGCCCTCTTTGCCAGGCGCCGCTGAGCCGGCTCGACAACAGTGTGGTGTGCCCGGCCGGCCACCGCTTCGATCGCGCCCGCCAGGGTTACCTGAACTTGCTGCCGGTGCAGCACAAGAACAGCCGCGACCCGGGTGACAACCAGGCCATGGTCGAGGCGCGCCGCGACTTTCTCGACGCGGGTCACTACGCCCCGGTCGCCCGCCGCCTGGCCGAGCTTGCCGCCGAGCGCCAGCCCGGCGCCTGGCTGGACATCGGCTGCGGCGAAGGTTACTACACCGCGCTGCTTGCCCAGGCCCTGCCGGCTGCCGACGGTTACGCCCTGGACATCTCCCGCGAGGCCGTCAAGCGTGCCTGCCGCCGCGCGCCACAGGTCACCTGGATGGTCGCCAGCATGGCCCGCGTACCGCTGGCCGACGCCAGCTGCCAGTTCATCGCCAGCGTGTTCAGCCCGCTGGACTGGGCCGAGGCCAAGCGCCTGCTCAGCCCCGGCGGCGGCCTGATGCGGGTTGGCCCGACCAGCGGCCACCTGATGGAGTTGCGCGAGGTGCTCTACGATGAAGTACGCCCTTATGCCGACGACAAGCACCTGGCCCTCGTCCCCGAAGGCATGGCCCACGCCCATAGCGAAACGCTGGAGTTTCGCCTGAGCCTGGCCCTGCCCAAGGCACGCGCCGACCTGCTGGCCATGACCCCGCACGGCTGGCGCGCCAGCGCCGAAAAGCGCGCCCGGGTGATCGACCAGCCCGAGCCGTTCGAGGTTACGGTTTCCATGCGTTATGACTATTTCGTGCGCCAAGACTGA
- the dapE gene encoding Succinyl-diaminopimelate desuccinylase (*Name dapE), translating into MTAPAELSPTLQLACDLIRRPSVTPVDADCQAQMMKRLGAVGFELEPMRIEDVDNFWATHGTQDGPVLCFAGHTDVVPTGPVQQWQHEPFEALIDADGMLCGRGAADMKGSLASMVIASERFVHDYPNHRGKVAFLITSDEEGPAHHGTKAVVERLKARNERLDWCIVGEPSSTTLLGDVVKNGRRGSLGAKLTVRGKQGHVAYPHLARNPIHLAAPALAELAAEHWDEGNAFFPPTSFQISNLNSGTGATNVVPGDLTALFNFRFSTESTVEGLQARVSAILDKHELDWSIDWALSGLPFLTEPGALLDAVAHSIKGVTGRDTQPSTSGGTSDGRFIATMGTQVVELGPVNATIHQVDERILASDLDLLTEIYYQTLVRLLA; encoded by the coding sequence ATGACGGCCCCTGCCGAGCTCTCGCCCACCCTTCAACTGGCCTGTGACCTGATCCGTCGCCCCTCGGTCACCCCTGTCGACGCCGACTGCCAGGCGCAGATGATGAAGCGCCTGGGCGCCGTGGGCTTCGAGCTCGAGCCAATGCGCATTGAAGACGTCGACAACTTCTGGGCCACCCACGGCACTCAGGACGGCCCGGTACTGTGCTTTGCCGGCCACACCGACGTGGTGCCCACCGGCCCGGTGCAGCAATGGCAGCACGAACCGTTCGAAGCGCTGATCGACGCTGACGGCATGCTCTGCGGCCGCGGCGCCGCCGACATGAAAGGCAGCCTGGCCTCCATGGTGATCGCCAGCGAGCGCTTCGTGCACGACTACCCGAACCACCGCGGCAAGGTCGCCTTCCTGATCACCAGCGACGAAGAAGGCCCGGCCCACCACGGTACCAAGGCAGTGGTCGAGCGCCTGAAAGCCCGCAACGAACGCCTGGACTGGTGCATCGTTGGCGAACCCTCCAGCACCACCCTGCTGGGTGACGTGGTCAAGAACGGCCGCCGCGGCTCGCTGGGTGCCAAACTGACCGTGCGCGGCAAGCAGGGCCACGTGGCCTACCCGCACCTGGCCCGTAACCCGATCCACCTGGCCGCCCCGGCCCTGGCGGAGCTGGCAGCCGAGCACTGGGACGAAGGCAACGCGTTCTTCCCGCCGACCAGCTTCCAGATCTCCAACCTTAATTCCGGCACCGGCGCCACCAACGTGGTACCGGGCGACCTGACCGCGCTGTTCAATTTCCGCTTCTCCACCGAGTCGACCGTGGAAGGCTTGCAGGCGCGGGTGTCGGCGATTCTCGACAAGCATGAACTGGACTGGTCGATCGACTGGGCGCTGTCGGGCCTGCCGTTCCTCACCGAACCCGGTGCACTGCTCGACGCCGTGGCACACAGCATCAAGGGCGTCACCGGCCGTGACACCCAGCCGTCCACCAGCGGCGGCACCTCCGATGGCCGCTTCATTGCCACCATGGGTACCCAGGTGGTCGAGCTTGGCCCGGTCAACGCCACCATCCACCAGGTGGACGAACGGATCCTGGCCAGCGACCTCGACCTGCTGACCGAAATCTACTACCAGACCCTGGTCCGGTTGCTCGCCTGA
- the tcdA gene encoding tRNA threonylcarbamoyladenosine dehydratase (*Name tcdA), with translation MNMSTEDPRFAGVARLYGDQGLQRLGQAHVGVVGIGGVGSWVAEALARSGVGEISLFDLDDVCVSNTNRQAHALEGQVGRPKVEVMAERLRAINPACTVHAVADFVTRETMAEHIHEQLDCVIDCIDSVMAKAALIAWCRRRKIAIVTTGGAGGQIDPTQIQIADLNKTFNDPLASRVRSTLRRDYNFSRNVSRNYGVPCVFSSEQLRYPKGDGSVCLQKSFVGEGVRLDCSGGFGAVMMVTATFGMVAASKAVEKLVAGARRPSERLKPE, from the coding sequence ATGAACATGAGCACAGAAGATCCACGCTTCGCCGGCGTTGCCCGGCTGTATGGCGACCAGGGGCTGCAACGCCTGGGCCAGGCCCATGTGGGTGTGGTCGGCATTGGCGGGGTTGGTTCGTGGGTGGCCGAAGCGCTGGCCCGCAGCGGCGTGGGTGAAATTTCCCTGTTTGATCTGGACGACGTTTGCGTCAGCAACACCAACCGCCAGGCCCATGCCCTGGAAGGGCAGGTGGGGCGGCCCAAGGTCGAGGTCATGGCCGAGCGCCTGCGGGCGATCAACCCGGCGTGCACGGTGCATGCTGTGGCCGACTTCGTCACCCGTGAAACCATGGCCGAGCATATCCACGAGCAGCTGGACTGTGTGATCGATTGCATCGACAGCGTCATGGCCAAGGCTGCGTTGATTGCCTGGTGCCGGCGGCGCAAGATTGCCATCGTCACTACAGGTGGCGCTGGTGGGCAAATCGACCCGACACAAATCCAGATTGCCGACCTGAACAAGACCTTCAATGACCCGCTGGCCTCGCGGGTGCGCTCCACCCTGCGCCGCGATTACAACTTTTCGCGCAACGTCAGCCGCAACTATGGCGTGCCGTGCGTGTTCTCCAGCGAGCAGTTGCGCTACCCAAAAGGTGATGGCAGCGTCTGCCTGCAGAAAAGCTTCGTGGGTGAGGGTGTAAGGCTGGACTGCTCGGGTGGCTTCGGCGCGGTGATGATGGTGACCGCCACCTTTGGCATGGTGGCGGCGAGCAAGGCAGTTGAAAAACTGGTAGCCGGTGCGCGGCGGCCCTCGGAACGGCTCAAGCCTGAGTAA
- the sufE gene encoding Cysteine desulfuration protein SufE (*Name sufE): protein MNLPEQARQALEAFEQGKGWEQRARLLMQWGDRLEPLADADKTEANRVHGCESLVWLVAEQVEGLWQFKASSDARLLRGLLALLLVRVQGLASEELAGLDLREWFTQLGLERQLSPSRSNGLHAVLQRMAELSHSR from the coding sequence ATGAACCTGCCGGAACAAGCACGCCAGGCGCTGGAAGCGTTCGAACAGGGCAAGGGCTGGGAACAGCGCGCACGGTTGCTGATGCAGTGGGGCGACCGCCTGGAGCCGTTGGCTGACGCTGACAAGACCGAAGCCAACCGGGTGCATGGCTGCGAAAGCCTGGTATGGCTGGTAGCCGAGCAGGTCGAGGGCTTGTGGCAGTTCAAGGCCAGTAGCGATGCACGCCTGTTGCGTGGGCTGCTGGCGTTGTTGCTGGTTCGGGTGCAGGGGTTGGCCAGTGAAGAGCTGGCCGGGCTTGATCTGCGTGAGTGGTTCACCCAACTGGGGCTGGAGCGCCAGCTGTCGCCGTCGCGCAGCAACGGGCTGCATGCAGTGTTGCAGCGAATGGCGGAGTTGAGCCACAGCCGCTAG
- the csdA gene encoding Cysteine desulfurase CsdA (*Name csdA), protein MFQPSPWRADFPAIAALQRQHQTYLDSAATTQKPQALIDALSHYYGHGAANVHRAQHLPGALATQAFETSRDKVAAWLNAEDSRQIVFTHGATSALNLLAYGLEHRFEAGDEIAISALEHHANLLPWQQLARRRNLRLVVLPLDTLGRIDLNQALQLIGPRTRVLAVSQLSNVLGTWQPLPALLAHARAQGALTVVDGAQGVVHGRHDVQQLGCDFYVFSSHKLYGPDGVGVLYGHTRALELLRHWQFGGEMVQLAEYQSASFRPAPLGFEAGTPPIAGVIGLGATLDYLASLDAQAVEAHETSLHQHLLRGLADREGVRVLGAPQTALASFVIEGVHNADIAHLLTEQGVAVRAGHHCAMPLLQGLGLEGAIRVSLGLYNDSDDLQRFFTALDQGLELLR, encoded by the coding sequence ATGTTCCAGCCCTCCCCCTGGCGTGCCGACTTCCCCGCCATCGCCGCCCTGCAACGGCAGCACCAGACCTACCTGGACAGCGCCGCCACCACGCAAAAGCCGCAAGCCCTGATCGATGCCTTGAGCCATTACTACGGCCATGGCGCGGCCAATGTGCACCGTGCCCAGCACCTGCCCGGCGCGCTGGCGACCCAGGCCTTCGAAACCAGCCGCGACAAGGTCGCAGCCTGGCTCAATGCCGAGGACTCACGGCAGATCGTGTTCACCCACGGTGCCACCTCGGCGCTGAATTTGCTGGCCTATGGCCTGGAGCACCGCTTCGAAGCCGGTGACGAAATTGCCATCAGCGCCCTGGAGCACCATGCCAACCTGCTGCCATGGCAACAGTTGGCGCGCCGGCGCAACCTGCGCCTGGTAGTGCTGCCGCTGGATACCCTTGGCCGCATCGATCTGAACCAGGCACTGCAACTGATAGGCCCGCGCACCCGGGTGCTCGCCGTCAGCCAGCTGTCCAACGTACTGGGTACCTGGCAGCCGCTGCCGGCCCTGCTGGCCCATGCCCGCGCCCAAGGCGCGCTGACCGTGGTCGACGGTGCCCAGGGCGTGGTGCATGGTCGCCACGATGTGCAGCAACTGGGCTGCGACTTCTATGTGTTTTCCAGCCACAAGCTGTACGGCCCTGATGGCGTCGGCGTGCTGTACGGCCACACGCGGGCGCTGGAGCTGCTGCGCCATTGGCAGTTCGGCGGCGAGATGGTGCAACTGGCCGAGTACCAGAGCGCCAGCTTCCGCCCGGCGCCACTGGGGTTTGAGGCGGGTACGCCGCCAATCGCCGGGGTGATCGGCCTTGGCGCAACCCTGGACTATCTGGCAAGCCTCGACGCCCAGGCTGTCGAAGCCCACGAAACCAGCCTGCACCAACACCTGCTGCGCGGCTTGGCCGACCGTGAAGGCGTGCGGGTACTAGGGGCACCACAGACGGCCCTGGCCAGCTTTGTCATCGAAGGTGTGCACAACGCCGACATCGCCCACCTGCTCACCGAGCAAGGGGTTGCCGTGCGGGCCGGGCACCACTGCGCCATGCCGCTCTTGCAGGGGTTGGGGTTGGAAGGCGCAATCCGCGTATCGTTGGGCTTGTACAACGACAGCGATGACTTGCAGCGCTTCTTTACGGCGCTGGATCAGGGCCTGGAGCTGCTGCGATGA
- the dapD gene encoding 2,3,4,5-tetrahydropyridine-2,6-dicarboxylate N-succinyltransferase (*Name dapD), translated as MSNTLFSLAFGVGSQNRQGAWLEVFYAQPLLNPSAELLAAVAPVLGYEGGNQAIAFSNGQALKLAEALKGVDAAQAALLTRLAESHKPLVATLLAEDAALTSTPEAYLKLHLLSHRLVKPHGVSLAGIFPLLPNVAWTNQGAVDLAELAELQLEARLKGELLEVFSVDKFPKMTDYVVPAGVRIADTARVRLGAYIGEGTTIMHEGFVNFNAGTEGPGMIEGRVSAGVFVGKGSDLGGGCSTMGTLSGGGNIVIKVGEGCLIGANAGIGIPLGDRNTVEAGLYITAGTKVNLLDENNELVKVVKARDLAGQTDLLFRRNSLNGAVECKTHKSAIELNEALHAHN; from the coding sequence ATGTCCAATACCCTGTTCAGCCTGGCCTTCGGTGTCGGCTCCCAGAACCGCCAGGGCGCCTGGCTGGAAGTGTTCTACGCACAACCGCTGCTCAACCCGAGCGCCGAACTGCTCGCCGCAGTAGCCCCTGTTCTCGGTTACGAAGGTGGCAACCAGGCCATCGCCTTCAGCAACGGCCAGGCCTTGAAACTGGCCGAAGCCCTGAAAGGCGTGGATGCCGCCCAGGCCGCCCTGCTGACCCGTCTGGCCGAAAGCCACAAGCCGCTGGTCGCCACCCTGCTGGCCGAAGACGCAGCCCTGACCTCCACCCCAGAGGCCTACCTCAAGCTGCACTTGCTGTCGCACCGCCTGGTCAAGCCACACGGCGTGAGCCTGGCGGGTATCTTCCCGCTGCTGCCAAACGTGGCCTGGACCAACCAGGGCGCAGTAGACCTGGCCGAACTGGCCGAGCTGCAACTGGAAGCGCGCCTGAAAGGCGAGCTGCTGGAAGTGTTCTCGGTGGACAAGTTCCCGAAAATGACCGACTACGTGGTCCCGGCCGGCGTGCGTATCGCCGATACCGCCCGTGTGCGCCTGGGCGCCTACATCGGCGAAGGCACCACCATCATGCACGAAGGCTTCGTCAACTTTAACGCTGGCACCGAAGGCCCGGGCATGATCGAAGGCCGCGTGTCCGCCGGCGTGTTCGTTGGCAAAGGTTCCGACCTGGGCGGCGGTTGCTCGACCATGGGCACCCTGTCCGGTGGCGGCAACATCGTCATCAAGGTCGGCGAAGGCTGCCTGATCGGCGCCAACGCCGGTATCGGCATCCCGCTGGGCGACCGCAACACCGTTGAAGCTGGCCTGTACATCACCGCTGGTACCAAGGTGAACCTGCTGGACGAAAACAACGAGCTGGTCAAAGTGGTCAAGGCCCGCGACCTGGCCGGCCAGACCGACCTGCTGTTCCGCCGCAACTCGCTGAACGGCGCGGTAGAGTGCAAGACCCACAAGTCGGCCATCGAGCTGAACGAGGCGTTGCACGCCCACAACTGA
- the yffB gene encoding Protein YffB (*Name yffB): MTYTLYGIKACDTMKKARTWLEDKAIAYEFHDYKTQGIDRDSLNRWCDEHGWEVILNRAGTTFRKLDDASKADLDQAKAVELMLAQPSMIKRPVLDLGARTLVGFKPDLYAAALA; this comes from the coding sequence ATGACCTACACGCTCTACGGCATCAAAGCCTGTGACACCATGAAAAAGGCGCGTACCTGGCTCGAAGACAAAGCCATCGCCTACGAATTCCACGATTACAAGACCCAAGGCATCGACCGTGACAGCCTGAACCGCTGGTGCGACGAACACGGCTGGGAAGTCATCCTCAACCGTGCCGGCACCACCTTCCGCAAGCTGGACGACGCCAGCAAGGCAGACCTCGACCAGGCCAAGGCCGTCGAGCTGATGCTGGCCCAGCCGTCGATGATCAAACGCCCGGTGCTGGACCTTGGCGCGCGTACCCTGGTCGGCTTCAAGCCCGACCTCTACGCCGCTGCCCTGGCCTGA
- the higA-1 gene encoding Antitoxin HigA-1 (*Name higA-1): MLKNGMRPIHPGEILREDFQKEMGFSAAALARALGVATPTVNNILRERGGISADMALRLSICLDTTPEFWLNLQTAFDLRTAEQQHGDEIIESVQRLVA, translated from the coding sequence ATGCTCAAGAACGGTATGCGTCCAATCCATCCGGGCGAAATCCTGCGTGAGGACTTCCAGAAGGAAATGGGCTTTAGCGCCGCGGCACTGGCCAGGGCGTTGGGCGTTGCAACACCAACCGTCAACAATATCCTGCGCGAAAGGGGCGGTATCTCCGCCGACATGGCACTGCGCTTGTCCATCTGCCTGGACACCACACCCGAGTTCTGGCTCAACCTGCAGACGGCCTTCGATTTGCGCACTGCCGAACAGCAACACGGTGATGAGATCATCGAGTCGGTCCAGCGCCTGGTCGCTTGA
- the nhaK gene encoding Sodium, potassium, lithium and rubidium/H(+) antiporter (*Name nhaK) encodes MQSAYTVLILLTLVSLSKLVGRMIPLPLPLVQIAAGALLALPTLGLHVALDPELFLFLFLPPLLFADGWRIPKRELWRIRGPVVALAVGLVLFTVVGAGYFIHWLLPSIPLPVAFALAAVLSPTDAVAVSAIAQDRLPTPLMHMLQGEALMNDASGLVTFKFALAAAITGVFSLTDASFSFVLVALGGLAVGVGLSWLVGRLRAWMINRGWDDPATHVVFMLLLPFAAYVLAERLGVSGILSAVAAGMMQSWLDLLPRQTSTRLLNRSVWSLLEFAFNGLIFLLLGLQLPDIIKAVVSHEPTVWPTLAYRCLDVVAIFVALILLRFIWVQSIWRSIGVVRRWRGKPALVLMPTARSCWLLTLGGVRGAVTLAGVMSVPLLMGAGKAFPERDLLIFIAAGVILLSLISACIALPILLRGVTKSPDERLHQEVQEAWRRTAEAAIHALEAEEVIDANAPQDAAQATLATELKARLMAEYRDELDSFNDSAEAKALAEQMDLLERRLRLRALRAQRLELYNLHRQHLVGDEVVRQVLGEPGYE; translated from the coding sequence ATGCAGTCCGCCTACACCGTCCTCATCCTGCTGACGCTGGTCAGCCTGTCGAAGCTGGTCGGCCGCATGATTCCGCTGCCCTTGCCGCTGGTACAGATCGCTGCCGGTGCCTTGCTGGCGCTGCCGACACTGGGCCTGCATGTGGCCCTCGACCCCGAGTTGTTCCTGTTTCTGTTCCTGCCGCCGCTGCTGTTTGCCGACGGCTGGCGCATACCCAAGCGTGAGTTGTGGCGCATTCGCGGGCCCGTGGTGGCGCTGGCCGTCGGGTTGGTGCTGTTCACCGTGGTCGGGGCCGGCTACTTCATTCACTGGCTGCTGCCGAGCATCCCGCTGCCAGTGGCTTTCGCCTTGGCGGCAGTGCTGTCGCCGACTGACGCCGTGGCAGTTTCGGCCATCGCCCAGGACCGCCTGCCCACCCCGTTGATGCACATGCTGCAGGGGGAGGCCCTGATGAACGATGCATCGGGCCTGGTGACCTTCAAGTTCGCCTTGGCGGCGGCGATCACCGGGGTGTTCTCGCTGACCGATGCAAGCTTCAGCTTTGTTCTTGTCGCGCTGGGCGGCCTGGCGGTGGGCGTGGGCCTGAGCTGGCTGGTGGGTCGCCTGCGCGCCTGGATGATTAACCGTGGCTGGGACGACCCGGCCACCCACGTGGTGTTCATGTTGCTGCTGCCGTTTGCCGCCTACGTGCTGGCCGAGCGCCTGGGCGTGTCGGGTATCCTCTCGGCGGTGGCGGCCGGCATGATGCAAAGCTGGCTCGACCTGCTGCCACGCCAGACCAGCACCCGGCTGCTTAACCGCAGCGTCTGGTCGCTGCTGGAGTTCGCCTTCAATGGCCTGATCTTCCTGCTACTGGGCCTGCAGTTGCCGGACATCATCAAGGCGGTAGTCAGTCACGAACCTACCGTATGGCCAACCCTGGCCTACCGTTGCCTGGACGTGGTGGCGATCTTTGTCGCGTTGATCCTGCTGCGGTTCATCTGGGTGCAGAGCATCTGGCGTTCGATTGGCGTGGTGCGCCGCTGGCGCGGCAAGCCGGCGCTGGTGCTGATGCCTACGGCGCGTTCCTGCTGGCTGCTGACTTTGGGCGGTGTGCGCGGTGCGGTGACCCTGGCGGGTGTGATGTCGGTGCCGTTGCTGATGGGCGCGGGCAAGGCCTTCCCTGAGCGTGACTTGCTGATCTTCATTGCCGCCGGGGTGATCCTGCTTTCGTTGATCAGTGCCTGCATTGCGCTGCCGATATTGCTGCGCGGGGTGACCAAGAGCCCGGACGAGCGTTTGCACCAGGAGGTGCAGGAAGCGTGGCGGCGCACGGCCGAGGCGGCGATCCATGCCCTGGAAGCAGAAGAGGTGATTGACGCCAACGCCCCGCAGGATGCTGCACAGGCGACCTTGGCGACCGAGCTGAAGGCGCGCTTGATGGCTGAGTACCGGGATGAGCTGGACAGCTTTAACGACAGTGCCGAGGCCAAGGCCCTGGCCGAGCAGATGGACTTGCTGGAGCGGCGCTTGCGCTTGCGTGCGCTGAGGGCGCAGCGGCTGGAACTGTACAACCTGCATCGCCAGCATCTGGTGGGGGATGAGGTGGTGCGGCAAGTACTGGGTGAGCCTGGATATGAGTGA
- the dapL gene encoding LL-diaminopimelate aminotransferase (*Name dapL) yields the protein MNHALTQLQPYPFEKLRALLGSVKPAADKRAIALSIGEPKHESPAFVAQAMADNLDKLAVYPSTIGLPALRQAIGQWCEQRFGVPAGWLDTDRHILPVNGTREALFAFTQAVVNRADDGLVISPNPFYQIYEGAALLAGATPHYLPCLENNGFNPDFDAVPAEVWKRCQILFLCSPGNPTGALVPMDTLKKLIALADEHDFVIAADECYSELYFDEDAPPPGLLTACAELGRSDFKRCVVFHSLSKRSNLPGLRSGFVAGDAEIIKPFLLYRTYHGCAMPVQTQLASIAAWQDEAHVRANRDQYRAKYDAVLDILQPVLDVQRPDGSFYLWAKVPGGDAEFTRDLFEAQHVTVVPGSYLSREVDGVNPGAGRVRMALVAPLAECIEAAERIRTFLQNR from the coding sequence ATGAACCATGCCTTGACCCAGCTTCAGCCCTACCCGTTCGAGAAACTCCGTGCCCTGCTGGGCAGTGTGAAGCCTGCGGCAGACAAACGCGCCATCGCCCTGTCAATCGGTGAGCCGAAGCATGAATCACCAGCGTTCGTCGCCCAGGCCATGGCCGACAACCTCGACAAACTGGCGGTATACCCCAGCACCATCGGCCTGCCGGCCCTGCGCCAGGCCATCGGCCAGTGGTGCGAGCAACGCTTTGGCGTGCCGGCCGGCTGGCTGGATACCGACCGTCATATCCTGCCGGTCAATGGCACCCGTGAAGCGCTGTTCGCCTTCACCCAGGCGGTGGTCAACCGTGCCGACGATGGCCTGGTGATCAGCCCCAACCCGTTCTACCAGATCTACGAAGGCGCAGCACTGCTGGCCGGGGCTACCCCGCACTACCTGCCCTGCCTGGAAAACAACGGCTTCAACCCCGACTTTGACGCTGTGCCGGCCGAAGTGTGGAAGCGCTGCCAGATCCTGTTCCTGTGCTCACCGGGCAATCCGACCGGCGCGCTGGTGCCGATGGACACCCTGAAGAAGCTGATCGCCCTGGCCGACGAGCACGACTTCGTGATCGCCGCGGACGAGTGCTACAGCGAGCTGTACTTCGACGAAGATGCGCCACCACCAGGCCTGCTGACCGCCTGCGCCGAGCTTGGCCGCAGTGACTTCAAACGCTGCGTGGTGTTCCACAGCCTGTCCAAGCGCTCCAACCTGCCGGGCTTGCGTTCGGGCTTTGTGGCGGGGGATGCCGAGATCATCAAGCCGTTCCTGCTGTACCGGACCTACCACGGCTGCGCCATGCCGGTGCAAACCCAACTGGCCAGCATTGCCGCCTGGCAGGACGAGGCGCATGTGCGCGCGAACCGCGACCAGTACCGCGCCAAGTACGATGCCGTGCTGGACATCCTGCAGCCGGTGCTGGACGTACAGCGCCCGGATGGCAGCTTCTACCTGTGGGCCAAAGTGCCGGGGGGCGATGCCGAGTTTACCCGCGACCTGTTCGAGGCCCAGCATGTGACCGTGGTGCCGGGGTCGTACCTGTCGCGTGAAGTGGATGGCGTGAACCCGGGCGCAGGGCGTGTGCGCATGGCGCTGGTTGCACCGCTGGCCGAATGCATCGAGGCGGCCGAGCGGATTCGCACCTTCCTGCAAAACCGCTGA